The following are encoded in a window of Halorarum salinum genomic DNA:
- the cmk gene encoding (d)CMP kinase, producing MLITVSGPPGSGKSTTAASLAEAFGLDHVSGGDIFRELAAENGMTPVEFNELAEEDEAIDRDLDRRLREVALERDDVLLESRLAGWLAAEHADLRIWLDAPLSVRCERIADREGKPLDQVREETERRERSEAKRYEEYYNVRIDDLTIYDISYNTARWSAEGVLGMLTTAVDSYDPNTDEGKTPVVGVEYDF from the coding sequence ATGTTGATCACCGTCTCCGGCCCGCCCGGCAGCGGGAAGAGCACCACCGCCGCGTCGCTCGCTGAAGCCTTCGGGCTCGACCACGTCTCCGGCGGCGACATCTTCCGCGAACTCGCGGCAGAGAACGGCATGACGCCCGTCGAGTTCAACGAGCTCGCCGAGGAGGACGAGGCGATCGACCGCGACCTGGACCGCCGGCTCCGCGAGGTCGCCCTCGAGCGCGACGACGTGCTGCTCGAGTCCAGGCTCGCGGGCTGGCTCGCGGCCGAACACGCCGACCTCCGCATCTGGCTCGACGCGCCGCTCTCGGTCCGCTGTGAACGCATCGCCGACCGCGAGGGCAAGCCGCTCGACCAGGTTCGCGAGGAGACCGAGCGCCGGGAGCGGAGCGAGGCGAAGCGGTACGAGGAGTACTACAACGTCCGCATCGACGACCTGACCATCTACGACATCTCCTACAACACCGCGCGCTGGTCCGCGGAGGGCGTGCTGGGGATGTTGACGACGGCCGTCGACTCCTACGACCCGAACACCGACGAGGGGAAGACGCCGGTCGTCGGCGTCGAGTACGACTTCTGA